In Holophagales bacterium, one DNA window encodes the following:
- a CDS encoding zinc ribbon domain-containing protein — MPTCPKCSFELLPDAVDCPACGIVLAKYRPPGSTEPPREAVPPAPPPLPLDTLVAHPPLSPSTFDALRRVRSWIRFLAIYGIVVLAIMVLAGVAVLLRGLTEPRLLPIGAVYLFYGAIGFAIVLPLLRSAQALRDMPQLGAIFAVEHFITHQVVFWRRAGILTATMLLIAAGLLALAAVFGGLAALLR, encoded by the coding sequence ATGCCGACCTGCCCGAAGTGCTCCTTCGAGCTGCTACCCGACGCCGTGGATTGCCCGGCCTGCGGCATCGTGCTCGCCAAGTACCGCCCTCCAGGGTCGACCGAGCCGCCGCGAGAGGCAGTTCCGCCGGCGCCGCCGCCGCTGCCGCTCGACACCCTGGTGGCCCATCCGCCCCTCTCCCCATCGACCTTCGACGCACTCCGCCGGGTTCGCTCCTGGATCCGCTTCCTGGCGATCTACGGCATCGTCGTTCTCGCCATCATGGTCCTCGCCGGCGTGGCCGTGCTGCTCCGCGGGCTGACCGAGCCGAGGCTCCTCCCGATCGGGGCGGTCTACCTCTTCTACGGCGCCATCGGCTTCGCGATCGTCCTGCCGCTCCTGCGTTCGGCGCAGGCGCTGCGCGACATGCCGCAACTCGGGGCGATCTTCGCCGTCGAGCACTTCATCACGCATCAGGTCGTCTTCTGGCGGCGAGCGGGCATCCTCACCGCGACGATGCTGCTGATCGCCGCCGGCCTTCTCGCGCTCGCCGCCGTGTTCGGCGGCTTGGCCGCGCTGCTGCGCTAG